Proteins co-encoded in one Paracoccus aestuarii genomic window:
- a CDS encoding glycogen/starch/alpha-glucan phosphorylase: protein MRPDLTTTPTAAALRDQILHHLTHTQGRGPEFATVFDWRLAVSYTVRDLMVGPWVQAIRAARDQGAKRVYYLSMEFLIGRILGDAIINLNLEPAMGEALSLLGLDEQVILDDEPDAALGNGGLGRLAACFMESLSSLNCPAFGYGIRYEHGLFRQRFEGGQQVETPEDWLNQPHPWEFVRINYSYEIGFKGHVDTVDGRAVWHPGESVIARAYDTPVIGWGGDWANTLRLWGALPTTLLDLSRFNAGDHTAAAEPEALARTLSRVLYPDDTTESGKELRLKQEYFLTSAALQDILARFLAEHGDLEILPEKVAIQLNDTHPAIAGPELIRLLMDQHGLGFERAQDLARRTLNYTNHTLLPEALERWSTWLMGRVLPRHMQIIQMIDEDHRRTTNRPAHIGIVHGDQVHMGELAFIMAGRVNGVSALHTDLVKDTVFADLHRLHPDRIVNQTNGVTPRRWLRMANPALTRLMDDTIGTGWTADLDQLKELAAHADDAGFLQHLHGAKRANKAALSNGLLAGLGVRADPDAIFDVQVKRIHEYKRQLLNVLEAIALWHRIHEDPNGDWTPRVKIFGGKAAPGYWLAKSVIHLINDVATTINADPVTRDLLQIAYPPNYNVSMAEDLIPAADLSEQISTAGKEASGTGNMKFTMNGALTIGTLDGANVEIREHVGAENFFLFGLTAEEAAAERARPGHARRAIEASEDMKIALQLIAEGRFGRAESYYALLDRTWNDDPFLVASDFDAYFAAQRAVDRAYADQAGWDRMAALNIARSGFFSSDRTIRGYMRDIWHAVPVVPA from the coding sequence ATGAGGCCCGACTTGACCACGACCCCGACAGCCGCGGCGCTGCGCGACCAGATCCTGCATCACCTGACCCATACCCAAGGCCGCGGCCCGGAATTCGCAACCGTTTTCGACTGGCGCCTGGCGGTCAGCTATACGGTGCGCGACCTGATGGTGGGCCCTTGGGTCCAGGCGATCCGCGCCGCCCGCGACCAAGGCGCCAAGCGGGTCTATTACCTGTCGATGGAATTCCTGATCGGCCGCATCCTGGGCGATGCGATCATCAACCTGAACCTGGAGCCCGCCATGGGCGAGGCACTGAGCCTGCTGGGTCTGGACGAACAGGTGATCCTGGACGACGAACCCGATGCGGCACTGGGCAACGGGGGCCTGGGCCGTCTGGCGGCCTGTTTCATGGAATCGCTGTCCTCGCTGAACTGCCCGGCCTTCGGTTACGGCATCCGCTATGAGCACGGGCTGTTCCGCCAACGCTTCGAGGGCGGCCAGCAGGTGGAAACCCCCGAGGATTGGCTGAACCAGCCGCACCCCTGGGAATTCGTGCGCATCAACTACAGCTACGAGATCGGCTTCAAGGGCCATGTCGACACGGTCGATGGCCGCGCCGTCTGGCATCCAGGCGAAAGCGTGATCGCGCGCGCCTATGACACGCCGGTCATCGGATGGGGCGGGGACTGGGCCAATACGCTGCGCCTGTGGGGGGCGTTGCCCACGACGCTGCTGGATCTGTCGCGCTTCAACGCGGGCGACCACACCGCGGCGGCGGAACCCGAGGCGCTGGCCCGGACCCTGTCGCGGGTCCTCTATCCCGACGACACGACCGAATCGGGCAAGGAGCTGCGGCTGAAGCAGGAATATTTCCTGACCTCGGCGGCCTTGCAGGATATCCTGGCGCGGTTTCTGGCCGAACATGGCGATCTGGAGATCCTGCCCGAGAAGGTCGCGATCCAGCTGAACGACACCCATCCCGCCATCGCCGGGCCGGAGCTGATCCGCCTGCTGATGGACCAGCACGGGCTAGGCTTTGAACGCGCGCAGGACCTGGCGCGGCGCACGCTGAACTATACCAACCACACCCTGCTGCCCGAGGCGTTGGAGCGGTGGTCGACCTGGCTGATGGGCCGCGTCCTGCCGCGCCACATGCAGATCATCCAGATGATCGACGAGGATCACCGCAGGACCACCAACCGCCCCGCCCATATCGGCATCGTGCATGGCGATCAGGTCCATATGGGCGAACTGGCCTTCATCATGGCAGGCCGCGTGAACGGCGTGTCGGCGCTGCATACCGATCTGGTCAAGGACACGGTCTTTGCCGATCTGCACCGGCTGCATCCCGACCGGATCGTGAACCAGACGAACGGCGTGACGCCCCGCCGCTGGCTGCGCATGGCGAACCCCGCGCTGACGCGGCTCATGGACGACACGATCGGCACCGGCTGGACCGCCGATCTAGACCAGCTGAAGGAGCTGGCGGCCCATGCCGATGACGCGGGCTTTCTGCAGCATCTGCACGGCGCCAAGCGCGCCAACAAGGCCGCGCTGTCGAACGGGCTGCTGGCGGGGCTGGGCGTCAGGGCGGATCCCGACGCGATCTTCGACGTGCAGGTCAAGCGCATCCACGAATACAAGCGCCAGCTGCTGAACGTGCTGGAGGCGATCGCGCTGTGGCATCGCATCCACGAGGATCCGAACGGCGACTGGACGCCGCGCGTCAAGATATTCGGCGGCAAGGCTGCGCCGGGATACTGGCTGGCGAAATCGGTGATCCACCTGATCAACGATGTGGCCACGACGATCAATGCCGACCCGGTGACGCGCGATCTGCTGCAGATCGCCTATCCGCCGAACTACAACGTCTCGATGGCCGAGGATCTGATCCCCGCCGCCGATCTCTCCGAGCAGATCAGCACCGCCGGAAAGGAGGCGTCCGGCACCGGCAACATGAAGTTCACCATGAACGGTGCGCTGACCATCGGCACGCTGGACGGCGCCAATGTCGAGATCCGCGAGCATGTGGGGGCCGAGAACTTCTTCCTGTTCGGCCTGACCGCCGAGGAGGCCGCGGCGGAAAGGGCCCGCCCCGGCCATGCCCGCCGCGCCATCGAGGCCAGCGAGGACATGAAGATCGCCCTGCAGCTGATCGCCGAGGGGCGGTTCGGCCGCGCCGAGAGCTATTACGCGCTGCTAGACCGGACCTGGAACGACGACCCGTTCCTGGTCGCGTCGGATTTCGACGCCTATTTCGCGGCGCAGCGGGCGGTGGATCGGGCCTATGCCGATCAGGCGGGTTGGGACCGGATGGCGGCCCTGAACATCGCGCGGTCGGGGTTCTTTTCCTCCGACCGCACGATCCGGGGCTATATGCGCGACATCTGGCATGCCGTGCCGGTGGTTCCGGCCTGA
- the glgA gene encoding glycogen synthase GlgA translates to MIRVLSVASECTPLVKTGGLADVVGALPAALAGVGVRMRVLLPGYPAVMAALEGARRVLRLDDLFGGPATVVEGRAAGLDLVAIDAPHLYARPGNPYLGPDGRDWPDNPERFAALSWVGAMIGARGLDGWRPHVLHGHDWQAGLMTEYLPGLGGGPRTVLTIHNIAFNGPADPARIGALRLDPWRFHAEGYEFWGAVSALKAGLMGADALTTVSPTYAEELMTPQFGMGLDGVMRHRRHALTGILNGIDEDAWNPAADPAIIPYRDPAGKAAARAALRAEMGLPEAPGPLSVVISRMTHQKGLDLLLEVLDDLTAMGGQLAVLGSGDPGLEQAFRDAARAPGVAVRIGYDEGLSHRMIAGGDAILVPSRFEPCGLTQLYGLRYGTVPVVALTGGLADTVINASPAALARGVATGIQFAPVTAGALRGALARLGGLYADRETWSRLQRNAMAQPVGWAASARAYRDLYAQLTGPG, encoded by the coding sequence GTGATCCGGGTCCTGTCGGTCGCATCGGAATGCACGCCCCTGGTCAAGACCGGGGGGCTGGCCGATGTGGTGGGCGCGCTGCCCGCCGCGCTGGCGGGGGTGGGGGTGCGGATGCGCGTCCTGCTGCCAGGCTATCCCGCCGTCATGGCCGCGCTGGAGGGTGCGCGCCGCGTCCTGCGGCTGGACGATCTGTTCGGCGGCCCCGCGACCGTGGTCGAGGGGCGGGCGGCGGGGCTGGACCTGGTGGCGATCGACGCGCCGCATCTCTATGCGCGGCCGGGCAATCCCTATCTGGGGCCGGACGGGCGCGACTGGCCGGACAATCCCGAACGATTTGCCGCGCTGTCTTGGGTCGGCGCGATGATCGGGGCGCGGGGTCTGGACGGCTGGCGCCCGCATGTGCTGCACGGCCATGACTGGCAGGCGGGGCTGATGACCGAATACCTGCCGGGCCTGGGCGGCGGGCCGCGCACGGTGCTGACCATCCACAACATCGCCTTCAACGGCCCCGCCGATCCCGCCCGCATCGGCGCGCTGCGGCTGGATCCGTGGCGCTTTCACGCCGAGGGCTATGAGTTCTGGGGCGCGGTCTCGGCGCTGAAGGCGGGGCTGATGGGGGCGGATGCGCTGACCACCGTATCCCCCACCTATGCCGAGGAGCTGATGACCCCCCAATTCGGCATGGGCCTGGACGGGGTGATGCGCCATCGCCGCCATGCGCTGACCGGCATCCTGAACGGCATCGACGAGGATGCCTGGAACCCCGCAGCCGATCCCGCGATCATCCCCTATCGCGACCCGGCCGGAAAGGCCGCCGCCCGCGCCGCGCTTCGGGCCGAGATGGGCCTGCCGGAGGCGCCGGGGCCGCTTTCCGTCGTCATCTCGCGCATGACGCATCAGAAGGGGCTGGACCTGCTGCTGGAGGTTCTGGACGACCTGACGGCCATGGGCGGCCAGCTGGCCGTGCTGGGATCGGGCGATCCGGGGTTGGAGCAGGCCTTTCGCGACGCCGCCCGCGCGCCCGGGGTCGCGGTTCGCATCGGCTATGACGAGGGGCTGTCGCATCGCATGATCGCGGGGGGCGACGCGATCCTGGTGCCGTCCCGGTTCGAGCCCTGCGGCCTGACCCAGCTATACGGGCTGCGCTATGGCACGGTGCCGGTCGTGGCGCTGACCGGGGGGCTGGCCGATACGGTCATCAACGCATCCCCCGCGGCCCTGGCCCGGGGCGTGGCGACGGGCATCCAGTTCGCCCCGGTGACCGCGGGCGCGCTGCGCGGTGCCTTGGCGCGCTTGGGGGGGCTTTACGCCGACCGCGAAACATGGTCCCGCCTGCAGCGCAACGCGATGGCGCAGCCGGTCGGATGGGCCGCATCGGCGCGCGCCTATCGCGACCTTTACGCGCAGCTGACAGGACCCGGATGA
- a CDS encoding NCS1 family transporter → MTTTTLTADAVPTDDKRIGEESLAPQQTRIMDPWSYLFAWLGGCVSIGTFTVGSGLVGTLNLVQTVLAIAIGCGVIGLALMINGRAGHKYGIPFMVQARSAFGFSGTRLPALVRSVPAIVWYGFQSWIGAGALNLVSETMFGYSNIWVFFIGFQFLQIGLSVLGFHGIKWLENIGAVFIIGALVYMFFSVIGRYGDQISTNLIQAEGTWGAPFWGATMLFLGVYSTMMLNVSDYSRELQHRVGRVRQVAIYANSIFPATLFMGLIGLMVSSATGEVDPIRVFSSGVDNPVLLVVTLLFIAFAQVTTNILNNVVPPAYAMMDIFKLPFRAAALIVGLLAFASFPWLLVRDESAAGLGIFIQTYSAFLGPIFAILIVDYYVIRRQSLNLDHFYDEDGPYRGWNPAAVIATVVGVVVALIFSGISWYASLIPAGVTYWLLMRHLPAAQRFRA, encoded by the coding sequence ATGACCACCACCACCCTGACCGCCGATGCGGTCCCCACGGATGACAAGAGGATCGGCGAGGAAAGCCTCGCCCCCCAGCAGACCCGCATCATGGACCCTTGGTCCTATCTCTTCGCCTGGCTGGGGGGCTGCGTCAGCATCGGCACCTTCACGGTCGGATCGGGGCTGGTCGGCACGCTGAACCTGGTCCAGACCGTGCTGGCCATCGCCATCGGCTGCGGGGTCATCGGCTTGGCGCTGATGATCAACGGGCGCGCGGGCCATAAATACGGCATCCCCTTCATGGTGCAGGCGCGGTCGGCCTTCGGCTTTTCGGGCACGCGCCTGCCCGCGCTGGTGCGGTCCGTCCCCGCCATCGTCTGGTACGGATTCCAGAGCTGGATCGGCGCGGGCGCGCTGAACCTGGTCTCCGAGACCATGTTCGGCTATTCCAACATCTGGGTCTTCTTCATCGGCTTCCAGTTCCTGCAGATCGGGCTGTCGGTCCTGGGCTTTCACGGCATCAAATGGCTGGAGAACATCGGCGCGGTCTTCATCATCGGCGCGCTGGTCTACATGTTCTTCAGCGTTATCGGGCGCTATGGCGACCAGATCAGCACCAACCTGATCCAGGCCGAGGGCACTTGGGGCGCGCCCTTCTGGGGGGCCACGATGCTGTTTCTGGGCGTCTATTCCACGATGATGCTGAACGTGTCGGATTATTCGCGCGAATTGCAGCACCGGGTGGGCCGGGTGCGTCAGGTGGCGATCTATGCCAATTCGATCTTTCCCGCGACGCTGTTCATGGGGCTGATCGGGCTGATGGTGTCATCCGCCACGGGCGAGGTCGACCCGATCCGCGTCTTTTCCAGCGGGGTGGACAACCCGGTCCTGCTGGTCGTGACGCTGCTCTTCATCGCCTTCGCACAGGTGACGACGAACATCCTCAACAATGTGGTGCCGCCCGCCTATGCGATGATGGACATCTTCAAGCTGCCCTTCCGGGCGGCGGCGTTGATTGTGGGCCTGCTGGCCTTCGCGTCCTTTCCCTGGCTGCTGGTGCGCGACGAATCGGCGGCGGGGCTGGGGATCTTCATCCAGACCTACAGCGCCTTTCTGGGGCCGATCTTCGCGATCCTGATCGTCGATTATTATGTCATCCGCCGCCAGTCGCTGAACCTGGACCATTTCTATGACGAGGACGGCCCCTATCGCGGCTGGAACCCGGCGGCGGTGATCGCGACCGTGGTGGGCGTGGTCGTGGCGCTGATCTTTTCCGGGATCAGCTGGTATGCCAGCCTGATCCCGGCGGGGGTCACCTATTGGCTGCTGATGCGGCACCTGCCCGCGGCGCAGCGCTTTCGCGCCTGA
- a CDS encoding alpha-amylase family glycosyl hydrolase has product MTASIFDMRMARSAPDLWPMLERLYGDRPDYDAFRAALEGALREGWAARPADLKRLDLARDLEPDWFQRSGMAGYACYVDRFAGNLAGMQDRLDYLRDLGISYVHLMPCLMPRPGDSDGGYSVMDYRQINPAYGRMADLVRLAGAMRDRGMSLCVDLVLNHTAQEHDWARRAAAGDPEYQDMYLMFDDDTLPRAYEASLVEIFPETAPGSFTHHPEFGKWVWTTFNTHQWDLNWANPRVFLEIVRIMLNLANKGVDVLRLDAVAFMWKRMGTTCQSQPEVHMILRALRACTRIAANAVIHLEEAIVGPAEMLTYFGRGEHDGREGNLCYHNSLMVQYWSALATRDTRLMTHVLATHFPPVLTNATYATYIRCHDDIGWAITDEDAGALGLSGAAHRAFLSDFYDGSYPGSFARGALFQQNPETGDKRIAGSFAALAGMEAGLDAGDPRAVDLAVDRMLMGHALIASFGGIPLIYMGDEVAMGNDHGYLDVPEHAHDSRWINRPAMDWDRAARAAADPDSPEGRVLHGTRAILAARRSCDRLHGGHPTEILDSGNPAILAFARRAPQGTILCLFNFTENWQQVRGDWMRFQGVTDMRDILSDATVTLHDDMLVLPPYGRVWMS; this is encoded by the coding sequence ATGACCGCCTCCATCTTCGACATGCGGATGGCCCGCAGCGCCCCGGACCTCTGGCCCATGCTGGAGCGTCTCTATGGCGACCGCCCCGATTACGACGCTTTCCGCGCCGCGCTGGAGGGGGCGCTGCGCGAGGGCTGGGCCGCGCGCCCCGCGGACCTGAAACGCCTGGACCTGGCCCGGGATCTGGAGCCGGACTGGTTCCAGCGGTCCGGCATGGCGGGCTATGCCTGCTATGTCGACCGGTTCGCGGGCAATCTGGCGGGGATGCAGGACCGGCTGGATTACCTGCGCGACCTGGGCATCAGCTATGTCCATCTGATGCCCTGCCTGATGCCGCGCCCGGGCGACAGCGATGGCGGCTATTCGGTGATGGATTACCGCCAGATCAACCCGGCCTATGGGCGGATGGCCGATCTGGTGCGGCTGGCCGGGGCCATGCGCGACCGGGGCATGTCGCTCTGCGTCGATCTGGTGCTGAACCACACCGCGCAGGAACATGACTGGGCGCGGCGCGCGGCGGCGGGCGATCCCGAATACCAGGACATGTATCTGATGTTCGACGACGACACGCTGCCCCGCGCCTATGAGGCATCGCTGGTCGAGATCTTCCCCGAGACCGCCCCGGGCAGCTTCACCCATCACCCGGAATTCGGCAAATGGGTCTGGACCACCTTCAACACCCATCAATGGGACCTGAACTGGGCCAATCCCCGGGTGTTCCTTGAGATCGTGCGGATCATGCTGAACCTGGCCAACAAGGGCGTCGACGTGCTGCGCCTGGACGCGGTGGCCTTCATGTGGAAACGCATGGGCACCACCTGCCAGTCCCAGCCCGAGGTCCACATGATCCTGCGCGCCCTGCGCGCCTGCACCCGGATCGCGGCCAATGCAGTGATCCACCTGGAGGAGGCCATCGTCGGCCCGGCCGAGATGCTGACCTATTTCGGCCGCGGCGAGCATGACGGGCGCGAGGGGAACCTGTGCTATCACAACAGCCTGATGGTCCAGTACTGGTCGGCCCTGGCCACCCGCGACACGCGGCTGATGACACATGTGCTGGCCACGCATTTCCCGCCCGTGCTGACCAACGCGACCTATGCGACCTATATCCGCTGTCACGACGACATCGGATGGGCGATCACCGATGAGGATGCGGGCGCCCTGGGCCTGTCGGGGGCGGCGCATCGCGCCTTCCTGTCGGATTTCTACGATGGCAGCTATCCGGGCAGCTTCGCCCGCGGCGCGCTGTTCCAGCAGAACCCCGAGACCGGCGACAAGCGCATCGCCGGCAGCTTTGCCGCGCTGGCGGGGATGGAGGCGGGGCTGGACGCGGGCGATCCCCGCGCCGTCGATCTGGCCGTGGACCGGATGCTGATGGGCCATGCGCTGATCGCGTCCTTCGGGGGCATCCCGCTGATCTATATGGGCGACGAGGTGGCGATGGGGAACGATCACGGCTATCTGGACGTGCCCGAACACGCCCATGACAGCCGCTGGATCAACCGCCCGGCCATGGATTGGGACCGCGCCGCCCGCGCGGCCGCCGATCCCGACAGCCCGGAGGGGCGCGTCCTGCACGGCACCCGCGCCATCCTGGCCGCGCGCCGGTCCTGCGACCGCCTGCATGGCGGGCATCCGACCGAGATTCTGGACAGCGGCAACCCCGCCATCCTGGCATTCGCGCGTCGGGCGCCGCAGGGGACCATTCTGTGCCTTTTCAACTTCACCGAAAACTGGCAACAGGTCAGGGGCGATTGGATGCGCTTTCAAGGCGTGACCGACATGCGCGACATCCTGTCGGACGCGACGGTGACGCTGCATGACGACATGCTGGTTCTGCCGCCCTATGGCCGCGTCTGGATGTCCTGA
- the glgC gene encoding glucose-1-phosphate adenylyltransferase encodes MAENQRLTRRAMAFVLAGGRGSRLRELTDRRVKPAVFFGGKTRIIDFALSNAMNSGIRKIAIATQYKAHSLIRHCQRGWNFFRAERNEFLDILPASQRTNEDHWYRGTADAVTQNIDIVDDYDVDYIIILAGDHIYKMDYEIMLREHVASGADVTVGCLTVPRMEATAFGVMDVDATGRILSFLEKPADPPGMPGAPDKALASMGIYVFNWAFLRDLLMRDAEDPDSSHDFGTDLIPRIVRDGKAMAHQFDTSCVRAPGAPAYWRDVGTVDAFWQANIALTDFTPELNLWDRDWPIWTYSESVPPAKFIHDEKDRRGVAISSMVSGGCIVSGTEIRNSLLFTEVHTNSYAVLDHAVVLPYVTVHRHARLKNVVIDSRVIIPEGLVVGEDPEEDARWFRVSEGGVTLITQDMLDRRAAAS; translated from the coding sequence ATGGCTGAGAACCAGCGACTGACCCGGCGGGCCATGGCCTTCGTGCTGGCCGGAGGGCGCGGATCGCGCCTGCGCGAACTGACCGACCGGCGGGTGAAGCCCGCGGTCTTCTTCGGCGGTAAGACCCGCATCATCGACTTCGCGCTGTCCAACGCGATGAATTCCGGCATCCGCAAGATCGCGATCGCCACGCAATACAAGGCCCACAGCCTGATCCGGCATTGCCAGCGGGGCTGGAACTTCTTTCGCGCGGAACGCAACGAGTTCCTGGACATCCTGCCCGCCAGCCAGCGCACCAACGAGGATCACTGGTATCGCGGCACCGCCGATGCGGTGACCCAGAACATCGACATCGTCGACGATTACGATGTCGATTACATCATCATTCTGGCGGGCGACCACATCTACAAGATGGATTACGAGATCATGCTGCGCGAGCATGTGGCCAGCGGGGCGGATGTCACCGTGGGCTGCCTGACCGTGCCGCGGATGGAGGCCACGGCCTTCGGCGTGATGGATGTGGACGCGACCGGGCGGATCCTGTCATTCCTGGAAAAGCCCGCCGATCCGCCCGGCATGCCCGGCGCGCCGGACAAGGCCCTGGCCTCGATGGGGATCTATGTCTTCAACTGGGCCTTCCTGCGCGACCTGCTGATGCGCGACGCCGAGGACCCGGATTCCAGCCATGATTTCGGCACTGACCTGATCCCGCGGATCGTGCGCGACGGCAAGGCCATGGCGCATCAGTTCGACACCTCCTGCGTGCGTGCGCCGGGCGCGCCGGCCTATTGGCGCGACGTGGGCACGGTCGACGCCTTCTGGCAGGCCAATATCGCGCTGACGGATTTCACGCCGGAACTGAACCTCTGGGACCGCGACTGGCCGATCTGGACCTATTCCGAAAGCGTGCCGCCCGCCAAGTTCATCCATGACGAAAAGGACCGCCGCGGCGTCGCCATATCCTCGATGGTGTCGGGCGGCTGCATCGTCTCGGGGACCGAGATCCGCAACTCGCTGCTGTTCACCGAGGTGCATACCAACAGCTACGCGGTCCTGGATCACGCGGTGGTGCTGCCCTATGTCACCGTGCATCGCCATGCCCGGCTGAAGAACGTGGTCATCGACAGCCGCGTTATCATCCCCGAAGGCCTGGTCGTGGGCGAGGACCCCGAGGAGGACGCCCGCTGGTTCCGCGTCAGCGAGGGCGGCGTGACGCTGATCACCCAGGACATGCTGGACCGGCGGGCGGCGGCATCGTGA
- the glgX gene encoding glycogen debranching protein GlgX has translation MTPSFPAITAGQPWPLGATFDGAGVNFAVFSQHADRVVLCLFDERNKETRIDLPERDGHVWHGYAEGLRPGQKYGLRVHGPYRPQQGHRFNPNKLLIDPYAKRLTGRPAAHDAIHGYRAGHADADLSFDRRDSAHHMPKCVVTDPSFAWSEDRPLRRPWSETVIYEAHVKGMTAGRADIPHAGTYSAMASPQVLDHLTRLGITAVELLPVHAFADDRFLTDKGLTNYWGYMSYGFFAPEPRYMRDGDIAEFQQMVARFHKAGIEVILDVVYNHTAEGNQMGPTLSFRGLDNAAYYRLAEDPRYYVNDAGTGNVLNLDSPFTLRLVMDSLRYWVEVMHVDGFRFDLASVLGRTRGVFDRDAPLFRAIRQDPVLNRVKLIAEPWDIGPGGYQLGAYPAPFAEWNDRYRDQIRGFWRGDAGLIGKLGKRVAGSAARFDHDGRSATSSVNFVAAHDGFTLMDTVSFNDKHNEANGEENRDGHNHNLSDNMGAEGPTDDPAITAARDRRRRNLIATLMLSQGTPMLLAGDELGNSQGGNNNAYAQDNATGWVDWDGADPAFLAFVRRVIAFRRAHPILRQKRFLHSQPREQDGLPDLFWRRADGAPMTPDDWNDPHRRLLAAEMRMASGTPPYAALAGAVFLVFNRGEAAQVRLPDAPRGQWRRRLDSARDDDTDLPAQVLEPVATDSVAAFVLVSR, from the coding sequence ATGACCCCTTCCTTTCCCGCCATCACCGCCGGACAGCCATGGCCGCTCGGGGCCACATTCGACGGCGCCGGCGTCAATTTCGCGGTGTTTTCCCAGCATGCCGACCGGGTCGTGCTGTGCCTGTTCGACGAGCGCAACAAGGAGACCCGGATCGACCTGCCCGAACGCGACGGCCATGTCTGGCACGGCTATGCCGAGGGGCTGCGGCCGGGCCAGAAATACGGGCTGCGCGTCCATGGCCCCTATCGCCCGCAGCAGGGGCACCGCTTCAACCCCAACAAGCTGCTGATCGACCCCTATGCCAAGCGGCTGACGGGCCGGCCCGCCGCCCATGACGCGATCCACGGCTATCGCGCGGGCCATGCCGATGCCGACCTGTCCTTCGACCGCCGCGACAGCGCCCATCACATGCCCAAATGCGTGGTCACCGATCCCAGCTTCGCCTGGTCCGAGGACCGCCCCCTGCGCCGCCCCTGGTCCGAGACGGTGATCTACGAGGCCCATGTGAAGGGCATGACCGCGGGCCGCGCCGACATCCCCCATGCGGGGACCTATTCGGCCATGGCCTCGCCGCAGGTGCTGGACCACCTGACCCGCCTCGGCATCACCGCGGTCGAGCTGCTGCCCGTCCATGCCTTCGCCGATGACCGGTTCTTGACCGACAAGGGGCTGACGAATTACTGGGGCTACATGTCCTACGGCTTCTTCGCGCCCGAGCCGCGCTATATGCGCGACGGCGACATCGCCGAATTCCAGCAGATGGTCGCGCGGTTCCACAAGGCCGGTATCGAGGTGATCCTGGACGTGGTCTACAACCACACCGCCGAGGGCAACCAGATGGGCCCGACCCTGTCCTTCCGGGGCTTGGACAATGCCGCCTATTACCGCCTGGCCGAGGATCCGCGCTATTATGTCAATGATGCCGGCACGGGCAATGTGCTGAACCTGGACAGCCCCTTCACGCTGCGGCTGGTGATGGATTCGCTGCGCTACTGGGTCGAGGTGATGCATGTGGACGGGTTCCGCTTCGACCTGGCATCGGTGCTGGGGCGCACGCGCGGGGTGTTCGACCGCGACGCGCCGCTGTTCCGGGCGATCCGCCAGGACCCGGTCCTGAACCGCGTCAAGCTGATCGCGGAACCCTGGGATATCGGGCCGGGGGGGTATCAGCTGGGCGCATACCCCGCGCCCTTCGCGGAATGGAACGACCGCTATCGCGACCAGATCCGCGGTTTCTGGCGCGGCGATGCGGGGCTGATCGGCAAGCTGGGCAAGCGCGTGGCGGGATCGGCGGCGCGGTTCGACCATGACGGGCGGTCTGCCACCAGTTCGGTGAATTTCGTGGCCGCCCATGACGGATTCACGCTGATGGACACCGTCAGCTTCAACGACAAGCACAACGAGGCCAATGGCGAGGAGAACCGCGACGGCCACAACCACAACCTGTCCGACAATATGGGCGCCGAAGGTCCGACCGACGACCCTGCGATCACCGCCGCCCGCGACCGCCGCCGCCGCAACCTGATCGCCACGCTGATGCTGTCCCAAGGCACGCCCATGCTGCTGGCGGGCGACGAGCTGGGCAACAGCCAAGGTGGCAACAACAACGCCTATGCCCAGGACAATGCCACGGGCTGGGTCGATTGGGACGGGGCGGACCCGGCCTTTCTAGCCTTCGTGCGCCGGGTCATCGCCTTTCGCCGCGCCCATCCGATCCTGCGGCAGAAACGGTTCCTGCACAGCCAGCCCCGCGAACAGGACGGGCTGCCCGACCTGTTCTGGCGCCGGGCCGACGGGGCGCCGATGACGCCCGACGACTGGAACGACCCCCATCGCCGCCTGCTGGCGGCCGAGATGCGCATGGCCTCCGGCACGCCGCCCTATGCGGCGCTGGCGGGGGCGGTGTTTCTGGTCTTCAACCGCGGCGAGGCGGCCCAGGTGCGCCTGCCCGACGCGCCGCGCGGCCAGTGGCGCCGCCGCCTGGACAGCGCGCGCGACGACGATACCGACCTGCCCGCCCAGGTCCTGGAGCCCGTTGCCACCGACAGCGTCGCGGCCTTCGTGCTGGTGTCCCGATGA